GTCGAAGACCAGGCCGAGGCCCTCTTCGCCGACCACCTCGCGCACACCCACGATCTCGGCATTCTCGGCGGGCACCCGGACCGTCAGGTCACCCTGCGCGACCCTCAGGACGAGGTATTTCTTAGGCTCGCCCTTGATGATCCGAGTCTCGATTGCCTCGATGAGTGCGGCCCCGTGGTGGGGGTAAACAACGGTCTCGCCGACACTGAAAACCATAGGTTCGAAACCCCTTTCGCTGTGTCTAGGGTAACACGGTCAGGCACCGATGTCTCTCCGATGTCCTGACCGTTGGCGCAGCTCAGGGGCCCTGTGAGAGGTCTTGCTTCAGCTTGACAGGCGGTCAAACCAATGGTTCGAACACGCTCCGTAACGCACGGATGACTGCCCGGTGCGAGTGAACAGAACGTCGAGATCAAGGGCTATGCGCTCCTCCCATGGTAGCCCGGCCGGCGGGACTACGCCCAGGTCTAGCGGGAGGTGCCCCTGGTGCGCGACCCTGGAGACCGAGCCGCAAGCCGCTCTCGAGACGCTTTCAGGGGGTCCGATGGGCAAGCCGGATGCAGAGGGCCACGGGCCAGCCGACGGCCTGCCCGGCCTGCCGCCCGCGTGGGGCCGCGTGGTTGTCCCCGACGACGCCTCCGCGCTCGCCGCCGAGGCCGCCCAGATCCGCCGCGAGCTGCGCAGGGCCACCGGCCTGCCCGGCACCCACCGGGCTCTGGGCCTGCCCTTGTTGGTTCTGCTGGTGGCGGTCCTCACCACGCTGACCGGTCTGCTCGTGGTCACCTGGCCACGAGCCAGCCGCGGCACCGACCGTCCGACCCCGGCTCCCTACTCGCCACCCGCCACCCTCACCGGGCGGGCGCTGCCCGCACTGGACCTGGTCGACGGGAGCCAGGTGCCGGTGCCACTGCGCGGCCTGCTGCCCGCCATGATCATCCTGCTGGACGGCTGCCCCTGCCCGGATCGCGTCGCCGGCGCCCTGGCGGCTGCGCCAGCCGGTGTCTCCGTGGTCACCGTCACCGGAGGAAGGACGGTCCCCGCCGGGCCGACCAACCAGCGGCAGGCCCGCGCGCTGGCCGACCCCGCCGGTGGGCTGCGCTCGTTCCTGGGCCAACCGGCCCGTCCCGGCACCGCGACCGCCCTGCTGGTCGACCGCGCCGGCACGGTGACCCGGGTGCTGCCCGACCTGGGACCGGTCGAGACGTACCGGGAAGACCTGACCGCCCTAGCCCCCTGACCGCGGCAGGACGTAACCCGCACTACCGCGCCGATCTTGCAGTTCCGGTCGCCGAGATGCGCGGAATGCTCCCTATGTCGAGGCAGCAACTGCATGATCGCGAGGCCGGGCTCGCTGGGGGCTAGCGGGGCAGGGTTACCAATTGCGCCTCGACGTCGATCTCGCGGTCCCCTGCCGGCGACAGCGACACGCGGAACGGCTTGCCGTACGAGAGCACCTCTGCGCTGGCTACCGCGCCATCGCAGTCGATCTCGAACGGCCCGGTGAACCCGGCCCCGGAGATCGTCACCACCATGGTGCCCGGCCTGGTGCACCGATACTGCAGAAGCTGACGGGAGTCGCCACCCGCCGCCTGCCGGACGATGCGCTGCCCCGGGGCGAGTGCCGTCCGCTCCCGCCAGAGCGTCTCGCGGAAGTCGGGCAGATCGCCCTCGAAGAAAAGCGCGGCCGGATCACCCTCGATGTCAGTGATCATGCCCGTGGCCGGGTCGATCTCGGTTCGCACGACCTCGTCCTGCCCGAACAGATAGACCGTCCCCCGCGCATCAGGCGACCCAGCTGCCACCGCGCGGTCCAACGCGGTGCTGACGGTCTGCTCCGCGCTCGGCACCACCGTCGGAGGAGTGGCCGGCCCCGCCGTCGGCGCGGGCGCGGCCGCGTGCCACCACCAGCCACCGACGGCCAGGACTGCCATCGCAGCGCCGAACAGGACCGCCGACCGCAGCCGGTCGTCCGCCGTGGGATCCATGAGGCGAGCGTACCGGCCGCGTCACGAGGCGATCAGTCCTGTCGATCGAGCAGGGCCGCGTAGAGGGTGAGACCGGGGCCGAACGCCAGCATGACGATGCGCCGAGCCGCCGGCGTCGCACGGCCCAGCCGGTCCAGGATCAGCAGCACGGTGGGCGACGAGCAGTTGCCGTGTTCGTCGAGCGTCGCCCGGGACGCCGCCAGCCCCTGCGGGGGCAGCTCCAACTCACGCTCGACCACGTTGAGGATCCTCGGGCCGCCCGGGTGCACCGCCCAACCGTCCACCTCGGAACGTTTGGTGCCGTGCCGGGCCAGGAGGTCGTCGACGAGCCCGCCGACATGCCTCGACAGCACCTGCGGCACCTTCGGTGACAGCCCCATCCGGAAACCGGTGTCGGTGACGTCCCAGGTCATGTGGTCGGCCGTGGAGGTGTCCGTGATCGCGGTGACCTCACGCATCGCGTACCCCGGACCACCCGGCACGACCACGGCGGCGACCGCCGCGTCCGAGAAGAGCGCGTGGGACACGATCTGCTGGGTGTCGACCCTGGCGCTGGACGGTTGGATGTGCAGGCTGGTCAGCTCCGCGCAGAGCAGCAGCGCCGGTCGGCCCCGGGCGGTGACGAAGTCACTCGCCGCGCCGAGCCCTGGCAGCGCCGCGTAACAGCCCATGTGACCGATGAACATCCGCTGGGTGTCCGCCGCCATGCCGAGGTCCCGGGCGAGCAGGATGTCCAGCCCGGGGGTGGCGTACCCGGTGCATGAGCAGACGATGAACAACCCGATGTCGCCGGCGCCCAGCCCGGCGGCAGTCAACGCACGGCCCACCGCCTCCTTGCCCAGGGGCAGGGCCTCCACCTGATAGCGGCGCATCCGGCGCTCGGTCGGCCAGTCCGAGACGTCCTCCAGAAGAGGATTGACCGCAGCCTGCCGTCGGGTCACCCCCGAGTTCGCGAAGATCCGCTGGGCCAACGACCGGGTGGTGCCGGAGAAGTGCCGGGAGAAGAAGCTTTCCCACAACTCGTCCTGCGAAGCGGACGGCGGCTGTGCCACCCCGAGCCCCGCGATCACTGGTACGGACACGATCCCCACCTCTCGTCAGACGCTGTCCTCCCCCTGGCCGTCCCACCAGCCACCCCGGCCGGTCTGTCTCCCGCGCGAGGGCCGCAAGGCCGGCTCACCAACGCGGTGCCGATCCGTCACGATCCGGGTCGCCGCCCAGCGCGGCGATGCCGAGCCAGTCGGCGCAGACGTCCGACGTGGCCGGATGCAGCGAACCGCAGCGGGCATCGCGGTAGAGCCGTTCCAACGGATGACCACGGCGGGTCGCCGAGGTGCCCGCCGCCTCCAGCACCGACGCCGCCACCTCGGCGGCCGTCGTGCCGGCGAGCAGCTTCGCCCGCCACACCCAGCGGTTGGTCTCTTCGTCGCCCGGCGCCTCGTCCACCCGGCGGGCCGCCTCGGTGACCACCAGCTGCGCGGCCGCCGTCGCCGCGTCCGCCCGACCCAGTCGGGCTCGCACCGCGGGCAGGCCAGCCAGGTTGCGGGCGTTGAGATGCTCGGCCGCCGCGTCGATCGCCGCCCGGGCGACCCCCACGTAGACGGCCGCGTAGCTGGCCACCAGCCAGTGCGGCATGAGCTGGGCGACCACCAGCGCCAGCCCCTCCACCCCGCCGAGCAGCCGGTCGGGCGGCACGGTGACGTCCAGGTGCAGGTCGTGTGAGGAGGTGGCGCGCATGCCGAGCGCGTCCCAGGTCGGCTCCACGGTCAGACCATCGCCGGCCGGCACCAGGAACTGCGACACAACCGACTGGTCGGCAGCGCTTCGGGCCGCGACCAGGTAGCCGTCGGCGTGCCCGGCGCCGGAACAGAACGTCTTGCTGCCCTTGAGATGCCAGCCCTCGTCGGTCGCCTCGTAGACCGTGCTCAGCTGCGAAAGCCGGGCACCGGCGCCACGCTCACTCATCGCGACCGCGTACCAGGAGCCCTGCGCCGCTGCGGTGAGCAACCGGTCCCGGGCGGCCAACGCCTCGTCCGGCACGCCCAGCGCCTCGGCCAGTTCCTCGGTGACCGCGCCCAGCGCACCGGTCACCGAGGCGTGCATGTTGAACACCAGGGCTGTCGCTCCGTTGCCCCGGGCAAGCTCAGTGGCCACTGCGGCGTACTCGGCGAAGGTGGCTCCCAGGCCACCCAGCGCCCGCGGCACCATCAGCCCGAACAGGCCGGCCTCCCGCAGGTCCCGGAAGTCGTCCACCGGAAAGGAACCGTCCCGGTCGTGCTCCGCCGCCCGCGCGGCGAACCGCGGCGCCAACCGGCGGGCCGCCTCAAGCGCGTGCACCGTCATATCGCCCCCTTCTCGGCGTCCCTTACCCCCGCCACGACCCGACTATCCGTTTCGGACTCCCAGGCCCTGGTACAAGACTGCAGTGGAACGGGTGGGAACGATGCGCGGCGCGCGGCCGGAGTGCACCGCATTGGAAGTTCGGGTCGCCCGGGCGCGGCGCAGCAGCCAGGCAACCAGGCCGCCGACCTGCGGACGGATGCCCCGCAGCCGCAGATCGACGCCGTGCCGAGCGCATTCGGCAACCAATGCACGGGCGTCCACGAACAACCGCGGATCGTGGATGCCGCGCGGCACCGTCGGCAGCCGCTCGGCGATCCGCACCGCGACGAGCCGGGCCAGCGCCGTGTCGTTCAGGGTGTCCAACACCAGCAGGCCGCCCGGGCGCAGCAGCCGGCACGCCTCGGCCACCACGCGCGGCCAGGCCGGCA
The window above is part of the Micromonospora sp. LH3U1 genome. Proteins encoded here:
- a CDS encoding type III polyketide synthase — its product is MSVPVIAGLGVAQPPSASQDELWESFFSRHFSGTTRSLAQRIFANSGVTRRQAAVNPLLEDVSDWPTERRMRRYQVEALPLGKEAVGRALTAAGLGAGDIGLFIVCSCTGYATPGLDILLARDLGMAADTQRMFIGHMGCYAALPGLGAASDFVTARGRPALLLCAELTSLHIQPSSARVDTQQIVSHALFSDAAVAAVVVPGGPGYAMREVTAITDTSTADHMTWDVTDTGFRMGLSPKVPQVLSRHVGGLVDDLLARHGTKRSEVDGWAVHPGGPRILNVVERELELPPQGLAASRATLDEHGNCSSPTVLLILDRLGRATPAARRIVMLAFGPGLTLYAALLDRQD
- a CDS encoding acyl-CoA dehydrogenase family protein, with the translated sequence MTVHALEAARRLAPRFAARAAEHDRDGSFPVDDFRDLREAGLFGLMVPRALGGLGATFAEYAAVATELARGNGATALVFNMHASVTGALGAVTEELAEALGVPDEALAARDRLLTAAAQGSWYAVAMSERGAGARLSQLSTVYEATDEGWHLKGSKTFCSGAGHADGYLVAARSAADQSVVSQFLVPAGDGLTVEPTWDALGMRATSSHDLHLDVTVPPDRLLGGVEGLALVVAQLMPHWLVASYAAVYVGVARAAIDAAAEHLNARNLAGLPAVRARLGRADAATAAAQLVVTEAARRVDEAPGDEETNRWVWRAKLLAGTTAAEVAASVLEAAGTSATRRGHPLERLYRDARCGSLHPATSDVCADWLGIAALGGDPDRDGSAPRW
- a CDS encoding class I SAM-dependent methyltransferase, giving the protein MRDVAAAAASTDPRVLPRNDPRQYDDLAGEWWRPDGAFAMLHWLAEARAALVPPATRPDALLVDLGCGAGLLAPHLIGKGYRHVGVDLTRSALVQAAEHGVRVIQGDATAVPLPGGCADVVSAGELLEHVPAWPRVVAEACRLLRPGGLLVLDTLNDTALARLVAVRIAERLPTVPRGIHDPRLFVDARALVAECARHGVDLRLRGIRPQVGGLVAWLLRRARATRTSNAVHSGRAPRIVPTRSTAVLYQGLGVRNG